From one Rosa rugosa chromosome 4, drRosRugo1.1, whole genome shotgun sequence genomic stretch:
- the LOC133743329 gene encoding tubulin beta-1 chain has product MREILHIQGGQCGNQIGAKFWEVVCAEHGIDSTGRYGGDNELQLERVNVYYNEASCGRFVPRAVLMDLEPGTMDSVRSGPYGQIFRPDNFVFGQSGAGNNWAKGHYTEGAELIDSVLDVVRKEAENCDCLQGFQVCHSLGGGTGSGMGTLLISKIREEYPDRMMLTFSVFPSPKVSDTVVEPYNATLSVHQLVENADECMVLDNEALYDICFRTLKLTTPSFGDLNHLISATMSGVTCCLRFPGQLNSDLRKLAVNLIPFPRLHFFMVGFAPLTSRGSQQYRALTVPELTQQMWDAKNMMCAADPRHGRYLTASAMFRGKMSTKEVDEQMINVQNKNSSYFVEWIPNNVKSTVCDIPPTGLKMASTFIGNSTSIQEMFRRVSEQFTAMFRRKAFLHWYTGEGMDEMEFTEAESNMNDLVSEYQQYQDATADEEGYDYEDEEDVQEEA; this is encoded by the coding sequence ATGCGTGAGATCCTTCACATCCAGGGAGGCCAGTGCGGCAACCAGATCGGAGCCAAGTTCTGGGAGGTCGTCTGCGCCGAGCACGGCATCGACTCCACCGGCCGGTACGGGGGCGACAACGAGCTCCAACTCGAGCGCGTCAATGTCTACTACAACGAGGCCAGTTGCGGCAGGTTTGTTCCACGCGCCGTGCTCATGGATCTGGAGCCTGGCACCATGGACAGCGTCAGATCTGGACCCTACGGTCAGATCTTCCGGCCGGATAACTTCGTGTTTGGACAGTCCGGCGCCGGGAACAATTGGGCGAAAGGTCACTACACTGAAGGCGCTGAGTTGATTGACTCGGTTCTTGACGTTGTTCGGAAGGAGGCAGAGAACTGTGACTGCTTGCAAGGGTTTCAAGTTTGCCACTCTCTGGGAGGTGGTACTGGTTCTGGAATGGGAACACTTCTCATTTCTAAGATCAGAGAGGAATATCCAGACCGAATGATGCTCACTTTCTCTGTGTTTCCGTCCCCTAAGGTGTCTGACACTGTGGTTGAGCCATACAATGCGACTCTCTCTGTTCACCAGCTTGTTGAAAATGCAGATGAGTGTATGGTTTTGGACAACGAAGCTCTCTATGACATTTGCTTCCGAACACTGAAGCTCACTACTCCAAGCTTTGGTGATCTGAATCATCTGATTTCGGCTACCATGAGCGGTGTAACCTGCTGCCTTCGTTTCCCTGGACAACTCAACTCTGATCTCCGCAAGCTTGCTGTTAATCTGATCCCATTCCCCCGATTGCATTTCTTCATGGTTGGGTTTGCTCCACTTACATCTCGTGGATCCCAGCAATACAGGGCACTCACTGTTCCAGAGCTCACTCAACAGATGTGGGATGCCAAGAACATGATGTGTGCTGCTGATCCTCGTCACGGGCGGTATTTGACTGCTTCAGCAATGTTCCGTGGTAAGATGAGCACCAAGGAAGTTGATGAACAGATGATCAATGTCCAAAACAAGAATTCATCCTACTTTGTTGAGTGGATCCCCAACAATGTCAAGTCCACTGTTTGTGACATCCCACCAACCGGTCTGAAGATGGCTTCGACATTCATTGGCAACTCCACTTCCATTCAAGAAATGTTCCGGAGGGTGAGTGAGCAGTTCACTGCTATGTTCCGCAGAAAGGCTTTCTTGCATTGGTACACAGGAGAGGGAATGGATGAGATGGAGTTTACTGAGGCAGAGAGCAACATGAATGACCTTGTTTCAGAGTACCAGCAGTACCAGGATGCCACTGCAGATGAGGAAGGGTATGATTATGAAGATGAGGAGGACGTTCAGGAGGAGGCTTGA
- the LOC133745903 gene encoding serine protease SPPA, chloroplastic, protein MSKLILLHASHHLTPIHTRAFTAVVGASLSTPLLHSHCRPLFSHSPPPLSLRRRRLSLRAFDDDSSSATKPDESTENGAVSAPEAKIDAENVKATTDKEYPSGEFKFQEASLWKSFVVKLRMLFAYPWERVKKGSVLTMTLRGQITDQLKSRFSRGLSLPQICENFVKAAYDPRIAGVYLQIESLNCGWGKVEEIRRHILDFQKSGKFVVAYAPACSEKEYYLASACQEIYAPPSAYFSLFGLSVQASFVRGVLEKIGVEPQVERIGKYKSAGDQLARTTMSEENCEMLTVLLDNIYGNWLDIISSTRGKKREDIEKFVNEGVYQVEKLKEEGWITNIQYDDEVTSMLKERLGVQKEKKLPMVDYRKYSKVRKWTLGLSGGKDKIAIIRASGSISRVRGSFSLPGSSIVGEQFIEKIRTIRESKRYKAAIIRIDSPGGDALASDLMWREIKLLAASKPVIASMSDVAASGGYYMAMAADAIVAENLTLTGSIGVVTGKFNLGKLYEKIGFNKEIISRGKFAEVLAAEQRPFKPEEAELFAKSAQNSYKQFRDKAASSRSMTVDKMEEVAQGRVWAGKDAASRGLVDAIGGLSRAVAIAKLKAKIPQDTEVTLVELARPSPSLPELLSGVGSTLVGVEQTMKTLLQDLTFSDGVQARMDGILFQRLEGASNANPIFNLIRDYLGSL, encoded by the exons ATGTCGAAGCTGATTCTCCTCCACGCTTCTCACCACCTCACCCCAATCCACACCCGAGCCTTCACCGCCGTCGTCGGAGCCTCTCTCTCCACGCCGCTCCTCCACTCTCACTGccgtcctctcttctctcactctcctcctcctctctctctccgccgccgccgcctctCCCTCCGCGCCTTCGACGACGACTCGTCGTCCGCCACCAAACCAGACGAATCGACCGAAAACGGCGCTGTTTCAGCTCCTGAGGCTAAAATCGACGCCGAGAATGTCAAAGCTACTACGGACAAGGAATATCCGAGCGGCGAGTTTAAGTTTCAGGAGGCGAGCCTCTGGAAGAGCTTCGTCGTCAAGCTTCGGATGCTCTTTGCTTATCCTTGGGAGCGGGTCAAGAAGGGAAGCGTCTTGACCATGACATTGCGCGGCCAG ATAACTGATCAGTTAAAGAGTCGATTCTCTAGGGGATTATCGCTGCCTCAAATTTGTGAGAATTTTGTGAAAGCTGCGTATGATCCTCGAATTGCTGGTGTGTATCTTCAAATTGAGAGCTTGAACTGTGGATGGGGTAAAGTGGAAGAAATTCGGAGGCATATATTGGACTTCCAGAAATCAG GTAAGTTTGTTGTGGCGTATGCACCTGCTTGTAGCGAAAAAGAGTATTACCTTGCTTCTGCTTGTCAAGAGATTTATGCCCCTCCAAGTGCTTATTTTTCCTTGTTTGGTCTCAGTGTTCAGGCATCATTTGTAAGAG GTGTTCTTGAGAAAATTGGAGTTGAGCCACAAGTGGAAAGGATTGGTAAATATAAAAGTGCTGGTGACCAACTTGCACGCACGACCATGTCCGAAGAAAATTGTGAGATGCTGACAGTATTGCTCGATAACATATATGGGAACTGGCTGGACATAATTTCTTCTACAAGAG gaaaaaagagagaagatatTGAGAAGTTTGTTAATGAAGGGGTGTACCAAGTAGAAAAGCTGAAAGAAGAGGGCTGGATCACAAACATACAGTATGATGATGAG GTTACTTCAATGTTGAAGGAAAGACTTGGAgtacaaaaagagaaaaagcttCCTATGGTTGATTACAG GAAATATTCTAAGGTCAGGAAATGGACTCTTGGTTTATCAGGCGGTAAAGACAAGATAGCCATAATAAGAGCCTCAGGCAGTATTAGTCGTGTACGAGGTTCTTTTAGTCTACCTGGATCATCTATTGTTGGAGAACAGTTCATTGAGAAGATCCGTACTATAAGAG AATCAAAAAGATACAAGGCTGCTATTATCCGCATTGACAGCCCTGGAGGTGATGCCCTTGCTTCTGATTT GATGTGGAGGGAAATCAAACTTTTGGCTGCATCAAAACCGGTCATTGCATCAATGTCTGATGTGGCAGCAAGTGGAGGATACTATATGGCAATGGCAGCAGATGCCATTGTTGCAGAAAATCTAACCTTAACTGGTTCCATTGGAGTTGTCACAG GGAAGTTTAACCTGGGAAAACTGTATGAGAAGATTGGCTTCAACAAGGAAATCATATCAAGGGGGAAATTTGCAGAGGTTCTTGCAGCTGAACAACGACCCTTCAA ACCAGAGGAAGCAGAACTCTTTGCTAAGTCTGCACAGAATTCGTATAAGCAATTTCGGGACAAGGCAGCTTCTTCCAGATCAATGACT GTAGATAAAATGGAGGAAGTTGCACAAGGGAGAGTTTGGGCTGGTAAAGATGCAGCTTCAAGGGGTTTAGTTGATGCTATTGGTGGACTCTCTCGGGCTGTTGCAATAGCAAAGCTCAAGGCAAAGATACCACAAGACACAGAG GTTACACTAGTGGAACTTGCAAGACCCTCCCCTTCACTGCCAGAACTTTTAAGTGGCGTAGGGAGTACTCTGGTTGGAGTTGAGCAAACGATGAAGACACTGCTGCAAGACTTAACATTTTCTGATGGAGTTCAAGCCCGGATGGACGGAATCTTGTTTCAGAGACTGGAGGGTGCTTCTAATGCCAACCCCATCTTCAATTTGATAAGAGATTACCTTGGTTCCCTCTaa
- the LOC133707455 gene encoding protein SOB FIVE-LIKE 3 — MDPSKIYGGHHAEEECQSSESGWTMYLGSRMDGENDHNQHDQDHSDDDRHDGKTHGYDHKDDSDDSMVSDASSGPSTHQRSRSVHVGKQEEKAKTKKQSASGAARMRREYSKAAEKKGKIINSKAK, encoded by the coding sequence ATGGACCCTTCCAAAATCTATGGAGGCCATCATGCAGAGGAAGAATGTCAAAGCAGTGAATCAGGGTGGACAATGTATCTTGGGTCTCGCATGGATGGCGAAAACGATCATAACCAACATGATCAAGATCACAGTGATGATGATCGCCATGATGGAAAAACACATGGCTATGATCACAAGGATGACAGTGATGATTCCATGGTTTCTGATGCTTCTTCTGGCCCAAGTACCCATCAGAGGTCCAGATCAGTTCATGTCGGCAAGCAAGAAGAGAAAGCCAAGACCAAGAAGCAAAGTGCATCAGGAGCTGCAAGGATGAGAAGGGAGTACAGTAAAGCAGCCGAGAAGAAGGGGAAGATCATAAACTCTAAAGCTAAGTAG